A region of the Channa argus isolate prfri chromosome 3, Channa argus male v1.0, whole genome shotgun sequence genome:
GATGGATGTTTCcgaaaagaaaatgtggaaattaaACAGTAAATCTTAAACTACAAAACAGTTTCTGACCTTGTCAAACATGCGATTGAGGAGACGTGGGACCACAGGGAAGACTGTTGgctgcagtgttttcaaatCATCCATAAGAAGTCGAATGTCCCCTTGAAAGTAGCCGATTCGAGCCCCTTGGATGAGGACGACACCCTGATGAAGACAGAGCTGTTTATCACTGCTTGTGCAAGTTTAGTGATGTTTTTAACTACAAGACATCCATAGATTAAACCTACAAAAGGTAGAAACTTACTATATAATAAAGCTGCATTCAGAATAttctgaaaacatattttaagggATCACTGACTCAGAAAGTAAAGAACACCACAAGGATCTACCAGTTTTATATTAGTACTAACAAATAACTTAAATGTCAGCTCATGATTTTATTATGcaacaaatatgaaggtaaacagGTTCAAAACATACCTGTACAACCCTCTCAAACATGTGAGCTAGCGGAAGATAGGATACATGAGTGTCATGGGGGGTCAGCATGCAGTGTACCTGCAGcggacacaaaaaacaaaacacatgcagataTTTTGGTTAAGGATTACGTACAGTACCTCCACCACCCTCTCAAACATATGGGccaaaggaaggaaggagatgAGTACATCTTTAGAGTTGGGCCTCAGTGAGCCCTGGGCACCATACAGAGGGCGGAGGACAGGAGAATAACGGCAAGAAGGATGAGAAAGAATCAGAAGGTCAAAAAGAATCAGACAGAGTTTAGATTTGAAGTGAGGTCCACCAAGCAATTTCCTCTGATGAATGCACAGAACATATTGCATGCAAAAACTGATGACACAGATTAACATCAAAAAAAGCATTGCAAGCATGTATGTTCAGATAGTTCATAATTCATAAAACTATGTGGCCTCTGCCTGCAGATTGGGGATCTTATTAATCTCTGATGTTTGTAAAGCCCATGACTGAATATGagatattaaataaaaagcGACTCAGATATATATGAACAATTAACATGACAGGACTAAGAATAAGGTGcttgaataaacaaataagaaagAAGTCATTTAACTTTGAATGAAGAGAGCTGGAATAAAATATACATgattagaaaatgtaatttaccacATCTTCATTGTCAATACTGAAGTTTCTGTGTTAAACTAGTTTTTACCTCTGTTACTTTCAGGAAAGCTGCAGTGTTGGAGATTACATTTCCATGAGTTAGAATTGCACCTTTGGGATTTCCTGAAAAGCAATTGAGCCTCATGATTATccaacatttagaaaaaaataatatttctaaaaagGTTAGAGCAAAGTTGTTGTAGCAAAGAGCATAATTACCTGTGGTTCCAGATGTAAAGCAGATGATTGCGAGGTCCTCTGGTTTAGGGGGCTGTAATCAGAGCACAGATCCACCCTAATACACATGAAGCCTGAACTGCTATTGCATTACAAGTGTGCAAAAtcttacaaattacaaataaatgttgtgtttgtgatgtaATCAACAGGTCAAATAAAGTGCACTGTTTGTACTCACCACTGGTTTTTGGTGATTGACTTTACCCAAGGCCTTGGCAGAACACGAACCATACGAAGAGATAAGAGAATTACTGGTAATAATCATAATGCTTAAAGACATGGAACCCCAAGGTCCATTTAGCTCTAACATGAACATGACAGAATGATAGTGAGACTTGTTTAAACAACAAGAAGCTCGGCTAGTTTTTCAAAACATCTGCTAATGGTTGTAAGCTGCTAATGGTATGCAAGTATataaaaaagatgaatgagacaaaagtaaaagGATTTCAGCTTTACTTCACTAAATTAAACAACGTAGCATTGTTTGTATTAGATGGATAAAATGTTAAGTAAACGTCTTGGaaaatgtgactgacaggtgtttctTGTTATGCAGCTGTGTCCCGTGAAAAAGTTCAAACATTAAATGGCTCTATATGTTTTAGCCTTGGGTTTTAACTGTGAAGTCtgtaattgtttaaataaaacatgagagCAAGAGAGCTGTTGATGGAAGAAAAGCAGCCATTTTGAAGCATTGAACAAAAATTGGGAACAACAATTTGGAATGTCcggaaaaggaaagaaacccCTGGTGTACTGAACAACATACACATAAAGAGTCAGCAAAGGGAATCAACCACAGCTAATGACAGCATTATGCATTATGAGAGCTGTGAAAGCTAAACAGTCAGTGACAGCAAAACAACCTCCACAGAGAAAGGCTGAGATCCACTCTTCAAAAAAAGACCTAATTAGCAGTAAAAATCAGAAAGCAAACTTTGGATTTACATAAAACTACAGAGATGTGCCACAATGTCAAGGAAGTTTTATGGACTGCTGAGACCAGGATTAACTTttaccaaagtgatggaaaggccGAAGATTGAAGAAAGAAAGGATCTGCACAGCTTGGAACCACGGTGGAGGAAGAGTAATGGCCTTCTGGAACATGCTCGctaatctttatttttgtttatttttattgttttaattcctCAATATGTACAACAGCTGAAGGAGTTAAAACCTGGAGAAGTACAGCAAAAGAATAAACCAAAAACTTTGTGATGCCGGTAAGTCACAGGCCTGATGCTGatgttatttcaaacaaaaatgaagctctctttttttttaatgttccaaTCCTTCATGTTACTTAATCTAGATTTAAATATTgggaaataaaagctaaaatctTAAACTTTTGTCTCatacttttcttttcatctctttctttttttaagtccaaatgtcatcagtgtacagcaaacacaaatgaattggCCTTAACAACCCAGTGCTTTTGGAAAGTACTTACACATCATAGTAAAACTTATAATAGGGAAATATTTTAGGTatctgacaaaaaacaaaaaacaaatcgtACCTCTAAGTCCTTCAAACTCAGGATTTCTATGCCAAACTCCTGTCCACGGGTCACCAGGTTACTGTCAAAGGCCTCCATGAGCACGATCGTCTTCACGGTTCGCCCTAACCCACTGGCAGAGTCCAGAATCATCCGAGCCTTGTCAGGTACATCGCAGATCACTGTTGATATGGCAGCTAAAAAACACAGTGCACCCAATTAACTACAACTAATCTAAAGCAGCACAGTGAGTGCGCTGCAGGTGGTCTGAGATTAGCATCCTTTTGCGTACCTTTGTCGATGATGTAGGCGATGGCCTCGATGCCGAGTGTGTCGTAAAGGGGGACCGGCACCATGGAGTACGTGTAACAGGCCAGCTCTGAAATGGTCCActaagagacaaaaaacaaatattgctgTAGTAATGCCTTTAACAATTCATATACTTTTAACTTCAATTTGAGTTTCAACATGAACCAATACCAGAAGGTAGCTACTTTTAGTTTATTCACGGCACCATCAAACACTGTAGGCATTCTGGTgcatgttaggtttagggttaagtgtGCATCCCCTTACTGTGAAATGGCACTGCAATTATTTGGCTAGTACAAGTGTAaaaaattatagtaaaataataaaaattattaatcagtgcaaaagtttgcatccaccTTAATACAttgattaaaacattaattgaaTTTCTGAAAAcggaacatttgtaccagctgaatgtgcattgatgttatgttgataaaaaaaaaatctttacgcCATCTTTACCCCATTTCAGAATAAGGGAATGCAAATTCACTCAACTGTAAAACAGCTACACAATGCTGTTTTCAGCAAAAGACAATGGCTATGTTTGAATCAATCATTTGGAATTTGTGTGCTGGACTTCAGTGTGTCAAATGGTAAAAACCTCTCCAGACACTGTTTGGGTCATTACTAAAGTCGAGTAATTGTCTAAATCCCCCCTTTCTGCATAGCAAGTTGGTGCCTGTATCTGGGTTAGTATAGAACATATAACATGCAttgcaatgttatttatttcagttatgCAAGATATAAAATCTAAGGTACATCggttttattatcattatttcaaaaaaaagtctgaattgTGGAAATGAGTTATACAGCCAATGAGTtttgacacagacagacatttacTCAATTAAACTCTTTACCTCTGGTCTATTCTGGGAAAAAATACCGATGAACTTGTCTCCTGTGTGAGAGTGTCCTCTGTGGATGAGAGCAGAACCGATGTGCTCTGCTCTGTCTGCCACCTGTGCATAACAGAAAGTGTTTATAGCTGTGTATTGTGACAAAAAGGGGCATATTTACATCCCCATGGTTTTCACTTCACCTCTTTGTAAGATTGCCACTCATATGGCTGACTTGGTTTCCTTGATCCTAGACAAGGTCCATTATCTGTGAGAATAAGTAAAAAGCTCACATTTATCGGATGTTCACTGCAAGAATCATGATCTGGTGTCTTCAGGTACATCTCATACTTAACGGATATAAACACAGTACTCACTTGATACTCTGAGACCTCGTTTGAATATATCATAAAGTGTGCGTACGTCGCTGTAGTAGTGTGTCATGTGTTCGTCGCTGTCATTCAGAACTGATCTCCTTGCGCGTTCTCCACCCTATaggaaaaaattcaaaatgttattaCCAGTAAGTTTCAGGTATACTGATTTAGGTATTGACACATCTCATTAATATGCACAAACATTCACCTCTACAATATAGTGCACATCATGATTTTCCTAGAGAAACAACTCTGCTGGATCTTAAAAGAGCACATCATCCAATGACTTAGTTGTGAGCTTAGCAGCAGTTAGACTTTAGATGATAAGAATACATTAATAAGTTGCTTCTTAGATTAGTTAGACATAATAATGACTACTGGGTTACCGGGTATTGGCAAAACACTTTTAActctttatcatttattttggtAATAACAGTTACAGATGTAAACCATAAATAAGTACGGATGACGTTTTTTTCTATGTAATTGTGCTATAAATGCTAATAACTTGAGTCAGTTTCAGGTATGCAAGTTTTTGTCCTCCATTCTCATATGAACGTTGTGGAGGTTAAGAATTAGAAAAAGAGTGCTACAGGAGTATAAACACAAACCAAGGGGAGTTTTTACAATACAAACTTTCTTATTATGTAAAATAGGCCTTTGGTAAATCAGTTATTACCCTTAACACTAAACCATTAAATAACAATTTGTAAAGCCTTAAAGAGCTCATATTATTGAAGACAAATCTCAATAGAGACCATTTTGCCAGAAGTGAGGATATCAAAGTATGTAATTTAAAGAACTGCCGCAACATCAGCTGAGGATCTCATTAACATTCCTGCTGAATTAGATCTGCTGTCtggtttttcttttgcattccACCAGTTTAGGACATCTGGTGGGACCTTAATCAAAAAAAGACGTACTGGTATTTCCACTGACTGCAGGCCGAGTTCGCAGGGCGGTTTAAGAGCTTTTGGGCGAGTGGCAAACCAGTAGGTGGTGATGGCAGCAAAGGCGCCCATACCCATAAGGGCGTTGGTGGGCAAGCCGCGCATATACTGCCGAACATCATCCAGCTCGGGAATCCGCAGGTGTCTGAGGACTTCCTGAGCCTGCATGGCTGGTCTGTACTGAGCCTGCAGGGAAACACGAAGAGGACCATTACATGTGgaaacatttagttttcattttggtgCACTACTTCTGGATGTCTCTGTTCAAATTAAACTAAGAGATGGATTGACAGCAAATGTACAGATACGTCGATGACACAATACAGCTACATCCATTTAACAATTCCTTGAGCAGCAGAATTATAACCAATTTCACATAAAACCAATTTAAACTCTGCAAATTCAGTCTTTCTGAATTAATAACTGAAAACTGCCAGAAcgtgaagaaaaatgttttttgttttttattactttcgTTTCTTCCTGTGTCAGTTGAGCTATTGAAGAAAAGTCAGTTTTTTGTCACACTTCACTGATGTGAACATCCGATTTCAGCACTGTGATATAACAACACAGACTCATTCtgtacaaaaccaaaataaaactttaaaagatCCACAGTGAATCAGATGTGGCTGAttcagtagcagcagcagcagccctatgATTCAGTGTTGACCCACAACTTTATGTGGGCCTGTGCTGTGCTGCATTATACTATTTGGTCTCTGCAATTTAAAAGTTACTGCAAATATCAAGTGGTCGCAAATCTCATTTCTTAACAAATCAGACAGTGTCATTTGTCTTCAGACATACATATCTCCAGAGTTCATAATCCATTATAGTTACATAAGTTGCttgttatttaaatacattatctATGCTGTTCCATTAAACAGCTGTGTACTTGGAAACAAAGGCAGAGGTGGGAAATATGACTCCACGTGCATTTTCAGATCACATGTCCCACAAAGACACACGTAAGGACATCTGAACAGACCCTGTACAAACTGCACTAACAGGAGACCACTTGTGCCTGAAGGAATGAGAGGGtttctgtttggtttgtgtTAGAAATGAGATCATTGGGCTAAAACATCAAAGTCCTGGATACATAACTCAATTCTactaaaacattaataaactgTTAAATGATTAAGAATTAATACCGGTGGCttattttaacactttaatgtaaaatgcaatTAAGGTAACCCGAGGCACAAAAGATTGTTTGAAAATCAGGCTAATGTCCAGTcaataatcatttttataattatcacatccaaatatgaaaaaaagcagaagatTAAACATTCACTCTCCTGACTGGATGGATTTATGTACATCTTGTGCAAATCCTTTGACCTCTAGATTGGAAGGTAACAGCTCCATAGGTAAACGAACAAGTGACCAAACACCAGAGGTAACAAATGACTTCTCACCTACTTCTATTATTAACAGCGAGCCCATGACCTATGAGATTGGAGCCAACTGGGACACAGTATTGGAGAAAAGCTGCCAAACAAGATACCTAACTTTCACTGTCTTATGATTTCTTATAACTTGAATGCAGTAAATTGTGCTGAATGGTATTAATGAAAATCTCCCTAAACCTCATTTCCAAACATATAGAGAAAAGCACCAAGTAAAGAAGTTTGGATGTATTTGTACTCTTTAAAGTAATTGTAATATTCTATAAAACTGCACATTACACTTCACAATAACTGCCATAACATAAATGCTACAGTATGAAAGATAAGCAGTGATCACACCACATCTAAGTCAGCTCCACAAAAATCTTAAAAGACAGctgcatgcatttaaaaaaaaagagagagagaaagaaaaatgtagctCAGCATTGATTgaattagaattaaaaatatatatctatacTCACTTCACTTGTAGTATGAAGTTAAATAGAAACTGTGTCCAAACGTGGAGGTATGGTTTATCTGAAAGGCCCAGTCCTGCAGCAGTTGCTATTAGAAGGACTCACACTGACCTCTAATAGACCTCTGAGGTTCTTACAACTATGAATAGCAGAAACACGCCCctttcaaacagaaaacacagatgcatGAAACACCACTAGCCACTGACTGAAGTGCAAACCAGCAGCAggataatttaaaaacacagaagctgtttttttttcccttcttcttcCCTTTCAAACTTATCAGCCGTCGTGAGCGTTTTATCctttggaaaacacaaacaagtacGCAAGTAGATAATAACTGGTTATTATCTAGCTTCATGTTTGTCAGTGGCTGGATTTGGAAGGAACAGAAGGAGCGCTGGCCTAAGTGATCCAAGCATTTTGAGAAATGTCTGTTTGCTTAAGAATGAATTGCCAATACCTTATCAGATATTATCTGGACACACTGTGTGCAGTTGTTGAGTTGCTGAGCGTCCAAACTGCTCAaacttgttaaacaaacaattaaatacTGATAACAATAAAGCCTGTGTATTCTACATAATAGATATGTCGAGACAATACACTGGTTTTTATATAGATATCCCAGAGAATGTTAACGCTAACAATGACATAtgtcacacacagagaaaattgAAACTGTAGGAAATATTTGGACAGACACTACATATTTCCCCCTGAGGCTGTTTGATACACCAGGGATACAGTAAACCTGGGAGTCAGCCAAGTGTAACCAGCTGTAAAAGTAGCAAGAAATAGACACGTGGAGACCAGAGAAACACACTGCTGAAGAACAGTGGAAGGTGGCATAATATAAATGAAGTTgtataaaagtaattttatgtCATGGCAAATGTACATTATGTAGCTGACTCCTACTGAAACAATGGATCAAAGTaaccaattaaaaatgtaaatcattatttaaatcAGTTCTTAAATTAGAAATTGGTTACTTATAGCTTAGAAATGCCAGGCTGTGGTTAGTCTATACAGTATTATATATTTATGATTTGTGTGTCGCCAGTGGCATTTTAGGagagttttgtttaaaaataagaatttcaAAAAGCCTCTCTTTTGCCATATATAGTAATATGATAGTTTAAAGATTTAAGAATCAATAGAAAAAAGATGAGCTGGTAATAAAAACAGGCATTAGTTGTAGCTGTACCATGACGCCAGCAGTGGGCACATGCCCTTAGTGTAATGCTTGGCTGTTTGAGGCAACTCCAAAAACCCACCACCACCCTCCCTTCCCCTCTGCTCTCCATACTTGGCCTGGTAGGATGATAAGCCAATGGCAGTGTCAGCTCACCAGTCACCCCACACCCCTGGTGCAGACAAGacatggaaaaaaagagagggagagtgagagggCAGCTGCAGCGTTTGACACATGACAGGTCCTCAAGACTAGTTAGCAGCAGCTTGAGAGTAAGCAAGCTGTAGTTATAGAAAAGAGCCACCCTAGACCACAGCCAGGAAGGAGTTTGGTCAGTCAGACTTGAATTCGTGTAAAATGCCCAGCTTCCTCTATTTGAGCGGGCACACTTAGAGCCCTCTAAAAACCAAAAGCAGCCTAACACAGCGCATAGTCAGTTGGTTGAACATGAGGTTAAATGGTTGAAGTTTGTTAGTGTAGCCTCATCTCTGCAGGATTATCACATTAgacctttaaaacaaacaaagcgtAATCACATCTTgacaagacagacacaaaatgatctAATGATACGTGTAGGAGAAAGGTTAGATTAATGCTAATCAAATAAGAAGAGTatcttaatttaaatgtaaccattgtttttttttttgtcctggtGGCAGAGACGTGATTAAGTAACTATTAGCTGCACTAATGTCAGTACATCTGTAAATCAACAGCTCCCCCACATTCTTGTTGTAAGTCAATGACTGTTACAGATTTACTACTCAATATAGTTCACTAAAGAGGAAGGACATTTTCTGTCAAACTAAAACCAAGCATGTTGAGACAGTACGTTTTACTTCTTCATAATAGGGGAAGGAAAACAATGTGTTACAGTAAACCACATTGTCTGAAGTTTCTTCATATGttacaaacacataaaagcacATGCAGCAGTTCCCCATTAATTCAATTTTACAAATATTGACATGGAATTCAAGCGTTATCAAATTATTGGAATTGGTTGTTGAATCTGCCTGGTCGAGCTCCCAAAGGAGTGAATTTTAAGAGAATTATTAATCAgccatttatacatttaaaaacatgcttCCAGGTATAGAGTGCATTTTCTAAAGAAAAGCAAGctgtgaaaaaatgaaaaggaagatGCGACCTGAACCTTCACTGACACAAAGCAACAAGTCACACAGAATAAGGTGAAGAGGTTGAAACATTCATTGCTGCACGGCTGCTGCACGGTTTTAGGGGCTCGCATGGCTTCACTGTGATGCCGTTCATCTGATTAAACCCATGTCCATCGTCTTCTAGTCACATTCAACCCTGGTTTTAGGACACAAAGGCTGACCTTGCACGAGACAACCACGTCAAAGCCTGCAGGTCCTGACCCCCATGATGAAACTGTACACTTCCAGTCACATGTAAGGAGGGTGGAGGATGGGGTTTATAATGTGGAAcaaaggtcacacacacacacacacacacacacacacacatcagcagcCACCAACACCGCATCACAGAACACAAACCTCTAagcccaaaaagaaaaactaagtgAAACATATTAATACGCAACACTTTCTATGGAGCAAGTCAAAGTGAAGTGACATTTGGCTGCATGTGCTCTTCCTCTACGGGGatttatgtcatattttatcCTTTAAACAGAAGTGGAAACATTGCAGCACATGGCTTTGCTCACGGGTGGTTTATGCACTTGACATTTTTGGTGATACCTTAAACCACTAATAAGCAGGAAAAGAATAAgcaactatatatatatatatatatatatatatatatatatatatatatatatatatatatgtgtgtgtgtgtgtgtgtgtgtgtgtgtatatatatatatatatatatatatatatatatatatatatatatatatatatatatatatatatatatatatttttttttttaaacttaagcttttgcttttctttgtcatattgtatgtatatataaatatttattgtttggtGTCTTTGAACAAgaagtattaaaatattatttacagtgtttgtgctgtgtgaCAGGGTGGAATCAAACCTTTCAACAAATTCTCAACATAATactcatattttttatattacttttaatACCAATTAATTTGACTATTATTTTCCCAAATAATTTAAGCTTTGGGGCCATAAAATGccaagaaatatatatatttttaaatacccTTCAGTCCAACATGACTCCATgatgattgttttatttgtctgacCAATTGTCCAAATCAAGAAGGAGGTcgacaaagaaaagcaacaaaacctAAGACCGGAAAAACTAATACACGAAATGTTTGCGAACCTGGATGTGTGAAAGTGTCAAACACAGTGTATCATATCACAAAACTTTCAGTCTCCCTTAACCACTCCGTGTAGATGCATGATCGATTGAGGCTGGTTTGTTTGGCCAGATCTACCCTGTCCTGCTCTCACATGattcttttaaattcaatttagaCACTAACAAATATCAAGTTGTTTGCGATGGCTTTTCTGAATCCTGCCCTGAGCTGAAATTCCTACTTTTGAAATCCAAAGTCATAGGCGCTCAGGACTGTTGCGTAAACATCAGTTAGCTCAGTGGTTTGCATGTTATCACACCAAAACAGTGAAGACAGGGTGGTGGTCTGCTTCTGAACAACAAAGCCACAAAGTGTCTCTctatgttcatttaaaaagcgACTCCTGTTCTTGAGGGGCAAAAAGCACACGATCCACACTTTATCATCATGTCTCATGTGACTGCCCTACGTGGCAGTGGGAAAAATATAATCATCACAACACTTGGGCTGCATTCCCCACATACACGTGTTGGAGGACGCTTGCCATAAAGCACAAAACTCTGACCAGCACCTCCTCCACACAAAGGTGTCACCACAAATAGACTGACACCAACAAACAAAGAGAACAGCTACAGCACGATAAAAaccaagaggaaaaaacaaaatgaaggcTTCTAGATTCATGTCGACTGATTCAAGGGTTCAATCTTGACCTTTGACAACATTTAGTGCATTACAGAGCAGGCTGGGGCCCCCAGACAAATTCTCTCTAAGTGCCATCTGTCTGACTAGTCTGCTACTTCCAGTGTGAGAGTTTccgttgtctgtctgtgctctgagaggaaatgacagaaacagTTCAGCCTTTGACCTGAATTTCTCTAATGTGTGCAGTGAAGTTTAAAAGAGCCACAttagtgtgtttgcatttatttatttgttgctcATGACATGGAAATAAGTTTAATTTTAGTACTTTTCCTGTTGGTCAGACACCAGGGTgtttccatttctttctttacagtTTGAAAGTCAATTACCGAAAGAATGTGCTCAAGATAAGCAAATCATCCacaatgaatgaaaagcagGTAAAATATACAGTGGGAAACATATCGAAGGTAAAATAGGCATAAAGGGTCTCAGTAAGGTGCTGGGCCACCGCATGCCACCAGTACAGCTTCAGTGCACCTTGGCATTAATTCACTGGTAACATTTAGCAGTTACTCTGAAGTTGCACAGGAGGGGATGGACTGAAACAACATTCTTCTCAAAGATAATCCctcatttggtgttttgataAAATGTGGTGAAGAGTGCAGTCAAAAACTTGGTCTAGAATCTTCTTTACGTGTTAAACTCCGTGAAGATCTGGTGACTGTGACGACCACTTTCATATTGAAACCATTCAGTGACCTCGGTGCCCTATGGATGGGGCTTTGCCACCCTGTTAGAGACCACTCCTATCTGAAAAAAATGTACCATAAAACTTTCATTTGCAGTTATTCTTCTCTCTAAAAGGACAACAGGATGCAA
Encoded here:
- the acsl1a gene encoding long-chain-fatty-acid--CoA ligase 1a isoform X2, which produces MQAQEVLRHLRIPELDDVRQYMRGLPTNALMGMGAFAAITTYWFATRPKALKPPCELGLQSVEIPGGERARRSVLNDSDEHMTHYYSDVRTLYDIFKRGLRVSNNGPCLGSRKPSQPYEWQSYKEVADRAEHIGSALIHRGHSHTGDKFIGIFSQNRPEWTISELACYTYSMVPVPLYDTLGIEAIAYIIDKAAISTVICDVPDKARMILDSASGLGRTVKTIVLMEAFDSNLVTRGQEFGIEILSLKDLEALGKVNHQKPVPPKPEDLAIICFTSGTTGNPKGAILTHGNVISNTAAFLKVTEGSLRPNSKDVLISFLPLAHMFERVVEGVVLIQGARIGYFQGDIRLLMDDLKTLQPTVFPVVPRLLNRMFDKVFSQADTAMKRWLLDFAFRRKEAELKSGVVRKDSMWDRLIFKKVQASLGGRVRLMITGAAPVSPTILTFLRAALGCQFYEGYGQTECTAGCTMSIPGDWTAGHVGPPLPCNTVKLVDVAEMNYLAVNGVGEVCVKGPNVFQGYLKDPERTAEAIDKDGWLHTGDIGKWLPNGTLKIIDRKKHIFKLAQGEYIAPEKIEMIYNCSDALAQIFVHGDSLQACLVGIAVPEPDFLPLWAKKRGIEGSYSELCSNKDVKNAILEDILKLGKEAGLKSFEQVRDIALHPELFSVQNGLLTPTLKAKRAELRSHFRKQIDELYAKIKM
- the acsl1a gene encoding long-chain-fatty-acid--CoA ligase 1a isoform X1; translation: MQAQEVLRHLRIPELDDVRQYMRGLPTNALMGMGAFAAITTYWFATRPKALKPPCELGLQSVEIPGGERARRSVLNDSDEHMTHYYSDVRTLYDIFKRGLRVSNNGPCLGSRKPSQPYEWQSYKEVADRAEHIGSALIHRGHSHTGDKFIGIFSQNRPEWTISELACYTYSMVPVPLYDTLGIEAIAYIIDKAAISTVICDVPDKARMILDSASGLGRTVKTIVLMEAFDSNLVTRGQEFGIEILSLKDLEALGKVNHQKPVPPKPEDLAIICFTSGTTGNPKGAILTHGNVISNTAAFLKVTEVHCMLTPHDTHVSYLPLAHMFERVVQGVVLIQGARIGYFQGDIRLLMDDLKTLQPTVFPVVPRLLNRMFDKVFSQADTAMKRWLLDFAFRRKEAELKSGVVRKDSMWDRLIFKKVQASLGGRVRLMITGAAPVSPTILTFLRAALGCQFYEGYGQTECTAGCTMSIPGDWTAGHVGPPLPCNTVKLVDVAEMNYLAVNGVGEVCVKGPNVFQGYLKDPERTAEAIDKDGWLHTGDIGKWLPNGTLKIIDRKKHIFKLAQGEYIAPEKIEMIYNCSDALAQIFVHGDSLQACLVGIAVPEPDFLPLWAKKRGIEGSYSELCSNKDVKNAILEDILKLGKEAGLKSFEQVRDIALHPELFSVQNGLLTPTLKAKRAELRSHFRKQIDELYAKIKM